From the genome of Fusarium oxysporum f. sp. lycopersici 4287 chromosome 3, whole genome shotgun sequence, one region includes:
- a CDS encoding hypothetical protein (At least one base has a quality score < 10), with protein sequence MPQHHGNQQGPPANLSYDYQDTLISEQSPDFQLFNQPSYVTEVGNPGVATETDLIPTHHQLSQEVEQSLTDPPYSAPEIETLTDDYPSAFYTAPVHDNILPKGSYAHYTESQPAQYEMAPYANMSLDPGHSSSSQLATFPTSQCQSSFKRGPRARVSDDLFPEQCLSQGQVSKEPTGDIQSEYIPRCQLPAQSGVLRNPALLPDAQIDSNWPQAMIPRVPTPEFSESLKSLPATGGVLAKLGAKASQRNMHRAKAAKKGSQKALWCPFCPKWYQYPGEYKRHLKIHTRERPYKCAWRDCTKTFPRKDNQERHTKKCKHKPAASVTSDGVDEGIYSFSQGQSPPDPGLPSLLGGKDYPDTSTNWDNGHALVDGGTNNALQLTQTSIDSANARNDENCQLTSSDPSKAVLKITGDLKSMGENWSEQDKAKHRRIVVFHRTRKGSTLNTTFELSSINSQSDGGGRVSCMLWAAKGEFYITSCEIILLVEYLVDTKKPFSLPERNLIRSTLSKLDPTTVSEKDPWSQDFHKIIMGFSDPQPVAVRKNSVRVHPWNKLESALKTIVKLYGFSLGSTREKLQPPRYLTPRPQILNSTSLHMGPSHHAPLSSASFTGFLSSVDQAPPAEDAHETLQQDCVPRVEAAAPSSANANRIYSDIGERPLKYQEMDCNRISQPQTYLTHLQGTQNFPSTPELELPVLSTSNIIREVSGVAGVIAGR encoded by the exons ATGCCACAACACCATGGCAACCAACAAGGGCCTCCCGCCAATCTTTCTTACGACTATCAAGATACTTTAATTTCCGAGCAATCCCCAGACTTCCAACTATTCAATCAGCCATCCTATGTCACGGAGGTAGGAAATCCAGGTGTTGCTACCGAAACAGACTTGATCCCgactcatcatcaactaTCACAGGAAGTGGAACAATCTCTCACGGATCCTCCATATTCAGCTCCAGAAATCGAGACATTGACTGATGACTACCCAAGCGCCTTTTATACTGCTCCAGTCCACGACAACATACTACCAAAAGGATCCTACGCCCATTATACTGAAAGCCAGCCTGCTCAATATGAAATGGCCCCATACGCGAATATGTCGCTCGATCCTGGTCATTCAAGTTCCTCCCAGTTAGCAACCTTTCCGACTTCACAGTGCCAAAGCTCATTTAAAAGAGGGCCTAGAGCCCGAGTATCTGATGATCTATTCCCGGAACAATGTTTAAGCCAAGGTCAGGTCTCTAAAGAGCCGACAGGAGATATCCAGTCAGAATATATACCTCGTTGCCAACTACCAGCGCAAAGCGGTGTTCTTAGGAACCCAGCGCTGCTACCAGACGCCCAAATTGATTCGAATTGGCCGCAAGCAATGATACCAAGAGTGCCGACTCCAGAATTCTCTGAGAGCCTGAAAAGCTTGCCAGCAACTGGGGGTGTACTAGCAAAGTTGGGCGCAAAAGCTTCCCAACGGAATATGCATAGGGCAAAAGCCGCCAAGAAAGGAAGTCAAAAGGCATTATGGTGTCCTTTTTGTCCCAAATGGTATCAATACCCTGGCGAATATAAACGCCATTTGAAGATTC ACACTCGTGAACGTCCATATAAATGCGCCTGGCGGGATTGCACTAAGACGTTTCCTCGAAAGGACAATCAGGAGCGCCACACCAAAAAATGTAAACACAAGCCAGCAGCCTCGGTTACAAGTGATGGTGTCGACGAG GGAATTTATTCGTTTTCACAAGGGCAATCTCCTCCAGATCCAGGACTACCTTCTCTACTGGGAGGCAAAGACTACCCTGATACGTCCACCAACTGGGACAACGGTCATGCCCTGGTAGACGGCGGGACCAATAATGCTCTCCAGCTGACCCAAACTAGCATTGATAGTGCTAATGCTCGAAACGATGAAAACTGCCAACTCACTTCATCTGATCCTAGTAAGGCGGTTTTGAAGATTACGGGTGATCTGAAATCGATGGGAGAGAACTGGTCAGAGCAGGACAAGGCCAAGCATCGTCGGATTGTTGTCTTCCACAGAACACGAAAGGGATCGACATTGAATACTACCTTCGAATTGTCGAGCATCAATAGTCAATCCGATGGCGGGGGACGCGTCTCGTGTATGTTGTGGGCTGCAAAAGGCGAGTTCTATATTACATCTTGCGAGATTATCCTCCTTGTCGAGTACCTTGTCGACACGAAAAAACCTTTTTCCCTACCAGAGAGGAACCTTATTCGCAGTACGTTGAGTAAGCTTGACCCGACTACGGTGTCCGAGAAAGATCCATGGAGCCAAGATTTCCATAAGATCATTATGGGATTCTCTGACCCCCAGCCCGTCGCCGTGCGAAAGAATAGTGTCAGGGTGCATCCATGGAACAAACTCGAATCTGCCCTCAAAACGATCGTCAAACTCTATGGCTTTAGCCTCGGCAGCACAAGAGAGAAACTTCAGCCTCCCCGATATCTTACGCCACGACCACAGATACTGAATAGTACTTCTCTTCATATGGGTCCTTCTCACCATGCACCATTGAGCAGTGCTTCATTTACCGGATTTCTCTCTTCAGTTGACCAGGCACCTCCTGCAGAAGATGCACACGAGACCCTACAACAAGACTGTGTGCCGCGAGTAGAAGCGGCCGCTCCGAGTTCGGCTAATGCAAATAGGATATACTCAGACATCGGTGAACGCCCACTGAAATACCAGGAGATGGATTGTAACAGGAtatctcagcctcaaacATACCTGACACACCTCCAAGGAACGCAAAACTTTCCTTCAACGCCGGAACTTGAGCTACCAGTATTGAGCACAAGCAATATCATCAGGGAGGTGAGTGGCGTAGCGGGCGTGATAGCGGGGCGGTGA